A genomic stretch from Antarcticibacterium flavum includes:
- a CDS encoding BamA/TamA family outer membrane protein, with protein MSYRLVSLKQNILFLVILLFAATAGVAQEKKPENDTIKLYEEIEEFSEKTKVTRFLHGLVFRSTKQSGRAALRRRQQRSFRDYEGKIIRNIIIETLDPFGNSINDTLKKAESWVERTGNRLHVRTREWVLRDLLLIEENKPLDSLLIKESERLIRRQTYIRSAQITASHVRQDTPSQADSVDVKVRVLDSWSVIPEASFSTSSTRLGLRERNFLGTGHDLRALFTRHFDLGENAYDVRYTVRNFKNTYIGSTVGYSSYLDNSFYKGINIERVFYSPFTRWAGGVYADQQLRKDSLATEALELHYDRLRYNTYDLWAGHSFQVFKGDSENDRTTNLITSARYLRVNFKESPNIEVDPDRFFSSETFLLGSIGIASRQFEQDRYIFNYGIIEDVPVGTVYGITGGYQRKNHRDRLYMGGRVAYGNYFNWGFLSTNIEAGLFFHKKEPEQTTLAFQANYFTNLIDIGPYWKMRQFIKPQVVWGENRFNTIGDRVTLNEHGSILGVYGADFHELNNMGIPGFRSRIFGTQKFLLTLQTQFYSPWNMWGFRLNPFLKYSVAMLGDNDQRISNSRVYNAIGAGFIISNDYLVFDVFQLSFSFYPRMPGNGNDVFRINAFNTADFGFQDFEFGKPRTVLYQ; from the coding sequence ATGTCTTACCGCCTTGTATCATTAAAACAAAATATTCTTTTCCTGGTGATCCTTCTTTTTGCTGCAACCGCAGGTGTTGCCCAGGAGAAGAAACCTGAAAATGATACTATTAAATTATATGAAGAGATTGAGGAATTTTCAGAAAAAACAAAAGTTACAAGATTTCTTCACGGCCTGGTCTTCAGGTCCACAAAACAAAGCGGCCGGGCAGCTCTTCGAAGACGACAGCAAAGAAGCTTTAGAGATTATGAGGGTAAAATAATTCGGAACATTATAATTGAAACCCTGGATCCTTTTGGCAATTCCATTAATGATACACTTAAGAAGGCAGAGAGCTGGGTAGAAAGAACAGGCAACAGGCTACACGTGAGAACGCGGGAATGGGTATTAAGGGATCTACTGCTAATAGAAGAAAATAAGCCCCTGGACAGTCTGTTAATAAAAGAATCTGAACGACTTATAAGGAGGCAAACCTATATTCGCAGCGCTCAAATAACTGCCAGTCATGTTAGGCAGGATACTCCGTCACAGGCAGACTCTGTAGACGTAAAAGTGAGGGTGCTGGATTCCTGGAGTGTCATCCCTGAAGCCTCTTTTTCAACTTCAAGTACTAGGCTAGGTTTACGGGAACGTAACTTTTTAGGCACCGGCCATGACCTGCGGGCACTTTTTACCAGGCATTTTGATTTGGGGGAGAATGCCTATGATGTAAGATATACCGTAAGGAATTTTAAAAACACTTATATAGGCTCAACAGTAGGTTATAGTTCTTACCTGGATAATTCCTTTTATAAAGGGATCAATATTGAAAGGGTCTTCTATTCACCTTTTACAAGATGGGCCGGTGGGGTATATGCCGACCAGCAACTAAGAAAAGATTCCCTGGCTACAGAGGCGCTGGAGCTGCATTATGACAGGTTGAGGTATAATACCTATGATCTTTGGGCAGGGCATTCCTTCCAGGTGTTTAAAGGAGATTCTGAAAATGACCGTACCACCAACCTCATTACCTCTGCAAGATATCTCCGGGTAAATTTTAAAGAAAGCCCCAATATTGAAGTTGACCCCGACAGGTTCTTTTCCAGTGAAACCTTTTTATTGGGTAGTATAGGGATAGCATCACGGCAGTTCGAACAGGACCGGTATATCTTTAACTACGGGATCATTGAGGACGTGCCCGTTGGTACGGTATATGGGATCACCGGGGGTTACCAAAGGAAGAATCACAGGGACCGTCTCTATATGGGAGGAAGAGTGGCCTATGGTAATTACTTTAACTGGGGGTTTTTAAGCACCAATATAGAAGCAGGTTTATTTTTTCACAAAAAGGAACCAGAGCAAACCACCCTAGCTTTTCAGGCAAATTATTTTACCAATCTAATCGACATAGGCCCCTATTGGAAAATGCGGCAGTTTATAAAGCCACAGGTGGTATGGGGAGAGAATCGTTTTAATACTATTGGTGATCGCGTCACCCTTAATGAGCATGGCAGTATCCTGGGTGTATACGGGGCCGATTTCCATGAGCTTAATAATATGGGGATCCCAGGGTTTCGCAGCAGGATATTCGGTACCCAAAAGTTCCTGCTCACCCTGCAAACCCAATTCTATTCCCCATGGAACATGTGGGGTTTCCGGCTTAATCCCTTTTTAAAATATTCTGTTGCCATGCTGGGAGATAATGATCAAAGGATCTCCAACAGCAGGGTATATAATGCGATTGGAGCAGGGTTTATTATAAGCAACGATTACCTGGTCTTCGACGTTTTCCAGTTATCCTTTTCCTTTTATCCCCGTATGCCCGGTAATGGAAATGATGTCTTTAGGATCAACGCCTTTAATACTGCCGACTTCGGGTTCCAGGATTTTGAATTTGGAAAACCGAGGACTGTGTTATACCAGTGA
- a CDS encoding type II toxin-antitoxin system Phd/YefM family antitoxin, with protein METVNYSEFRAKLKHWFSKVGIDQSGIIIERKTSNDLVLITLAEYNSLKETTYLLTGKNRDILLNSIKELKSEKGVQKDLIE; from the coding sequence ATGGAAACAGTAAATTACTCAGAATTTCGTGCTAAACTGAAGCATTGGTTCAGTAAGGTAGGCATTGACCAAAGCGGCATCATTATCGAGCGAAAGACCAGCAATGATCTTGTATTAATAACTCTGGCAGAGTACAATTCTTTAAAAGAAACCACCTATTTGCTTACCGGAAAAAACAGAGATATTCTATTGAACTCCATTAAAGAACTGAAATCGGAAAAAGGTGTGCAAAAAGACCTGATCGAATAG